A stretch of the Streptomyces sp. NBC_00078 genome encodes the following:
- a CDS encoding HAMP domain-containing sensor histidine kinase gives MGRLRRLLARRRPGLVSLRTTFAVSFAAVTAAVTVLVGVLSYSAAARLVRVDQESVFDQVVQDLRDEVHQHRMTTDDFSSSAPGHDIVRPARTDVQVLGPDGTVVDPGSPGLPVTADDRSVAAATDSAKMAEHKDVDVDQDVYRIATVSLGEGRGAVQVAQEFSDTEDLLRALQQRTLILMAAVVTAAGLFGWWLARRITRRLIILTSAAEDVARTRRLGIEVPVAGYDEVGRLGRAFDRMLGRLAQSEEDQRRLVQDAGHELRTPLTSLRTNISLLRRIDELPPASRDDLVADLSQEARELTDLVNELVDLAAGQSDNEPPQRVDLADIAEDVAGLARRRTGREVTVSASGDTTTDGRPGMLQRAISNLVENAAKFDRDGTGPIEIAVSGPARPGTVRVEVLDRGPGIADCDLIRIFDRFYRAADARSLPGSGLGLSIVREVAMAHGGAAFASRRDGGGSVIGFTVGGVPGGGMRAGDDGRNVGRG, from the coding sequence GTGGGCCGGCTGCGGCGGCTGCTGGCCAGACGGCGGCCGGGGCTGGTCTCCCTGCGCACCACGTTCGCGGTGTCGTTCGCCGCGGTGACCGCCGCCGTCACGGTGCTGGTCGGTGTGCTGTCGTACAGCGCCGCCGCCCGGCTGGTGCGGGTCGACCAGGAGTCCGTGTTCGACCAGGTCGTGCAGGACCTGCGGGACGAGGTGCACCAGCACCGGATGACGACGGACGACTTCTCCTCCTCGGCGCCGGGCCACGACATCGTGCGGCCCGCCCGTACGGACGTCCAGGTACTGGGACCGGACGGCACCGTCGTCGACCCCGGCAGCCCCGGACTGCCGGTCACCGCCGACGACCGCTCGGTCGCCGCGGCGACGGACTCCGCGAAGATGGCCGAGCACAAGGACGTCGACGTCGACCAGGACGTCTACCGCATCGCGACCGTCTCCCTCGGCGAAGGGCGGGGCGCGGTGCAGGTCGCGCAGGAGTTCAGCGACACCGAGGACCTGCTGCGGGCGCTGCAGCAGCGCACGCTGATCCTGATGGCCGCGGTCGTGACGGCGGCCGGCCTGTTCGGATGGTGGCTGGCCCGGCGCATCACCCGCCGCCTGATCATTCTCACCTCGGCCGCCGAGGACGTCGCCCGCACCCGCCGCCTCGGCATCGAGGTGCCCGTGGCCGGCTACGACGAGGTGGGCCGCCTCGGCCGCGCCTTCGACCGCATGCTGGGCCGCCTCGCCCAGTCCGAGGAGGACCAGCGCCGCCTGGTCCAGGACGCCGGGCACGAACTGCGCACCCCTCTCACCTCGCTCCGTACGAACATCTCGCTGCTGCGCCGTATCGACGAACTGCCCCCGGCCAGCCGCGACGACCTGGTCGCGGACCTGAGCCAGGAGGCGCGCGAACTGACCGACCTGGTCAACGAACTCGTGGACCTGGCGGCCGGGCAGTCCGACAACGAGCCGCCCCAGCGGGTCGACCTCGCGGACATCGCCGAGGACGTCGCGGGCCTCGCCCGCCGTCGCACCGGACGTGAGGTCACGGTCAGCGCGAGCGGTGACACGACGACCGACGGCCGCCCGGGGATGCTGCAGCGCGCGATCTCCAACCTGGTCGAGAACGCGGCCAAGTTCGACCGCGACGGCACGGGCCCCATCGAGATCGCCGTCTCCGGACCCGCCCGGCCGGGCACGGTCCGCGTCGAGGTCCTCGACCGCGGTCCCGGAATCGCCGACTGCGACCTGATCCGCATCTTCGACCGCTTCTACCGCGCGGCCGACGCCCGCTCACTGCCCGGGTCCGGGCTGGGCCTGTCCATCGTGCGGGAGGTGGCGATGGCGCACGGCGGGGCAGCGTTCGCGTCCCGCCGCGACGGGGGCGGCTCGGTGATCGGCTTCACGGTGGGCGGGGTGCCGGGAGGCGGAATGCGGGCCGGGGATGATGGGCGGAATGTGGGCCGGGGGTGA
- a CDS encoding DUF3515 family protein, producing MALGLAGLVAGTVLVVCEVNSPARGVRAAPRGDSPQCHRVAQGFPPGLAGLDRADTDVPGLAVWGDGAVTARCGLKTPDATPDACVSVDGIDWVWRPKSPGGTRVLVTYGRDPAVEITLSARVAAVDDVLVELSRAVRPLVQHDKCIGLGDVM from the coding sequence GTGGCCCTGGGCCTCGCCGGCCTGGTCGCCGGGACCGTCCTCGTCGTATGCGAGGTGAACTCACCGGCCCGCGGTGTCCGGGCAGCGCCGAGGGGCGACTCCCCGCAGTGCCACCGCGTCGCGCAGGGCTTCCCGCCCGGCCTCGCGGGACTGGACCGTGCGGACACCGACGTGCCCGGCCTGGCCGTGTGGGGCGACGGGGCGGTGACCGCGCGCTGCGGGCTGAAGACGCCCGACGCGACGCCCGACGCGTGCGTGAGCGTGGACGGCATCGACTGGGTGTGGCGGCCGAAGTCACCCGGCGGGACCAGGGTCCTCGTCACCTACGGCCGTGACCCCGCCGTGGAGATCACGCTCTCCGCCCGGGTCGCCGCCGTCGACGACGTACTGGTGGAACTCAGCCGCGCGGTGCGGCCGCTCGTACAGCACGACAAGTGCATCGGCCTCGGGGATGTCATGTAG
- a CDS encoding cysteine hydrolase family protein codes for MDRSGETTGLALVVIDMINTYDHEDADLLVPSARQVVPVLADLIGRARRADVPVIYANDNFGRWRSHHGELVETALARPHADLIEPIRPDDDSLFVVKARHSVFHETPLSYLLWRLGVGHVVLSGQVTEQCVLYSALDAHIRHLRVTVADDAVATIHPHLGAAALEMMERNMGARIVPAEKIDFSDADEPGNRDGR; via the coding sequence ATGGACCGCTCCGGAGAGACAACAGGTCTCGCTCTCGTCGTGATCGACATGATCAACACCTACGATCACGAGGACGCCGACCTGCTGGTGCCTTCCGCCCGCCAGGTCGTACCCGTCCTGGCGGACCTGATCGGCCGGGCCCGTCGCGCCGACGTGCCGGTGATCTACGCCAACGACAACTTCGGCCGCTGGCGCTCGCACCACGGAGAACTGGTCGAGACCGCGCTGGCGCGACCCCACGCCGACCTGATCGAACCGATCCGGCCCGACGACGACTCACTGTTCGTGGTGAAGGCCCGCCACTCCGTCTTCCACGAGACGCCCCTGTCGTACCTGCTGTGGCGACTGGGCGTCGGACACGTCGTGCTCAGCGGCCAGGTCACCGAACAGTGCGTCCTCTACTCGGCGCTGGACGCCCACATCCGCCACCTGCGGGTCACGGTGGCCGACGACGCCGTAGCCACCATTCACCCTCATCTGGGAGCCGCCGCCCTGGAAATGATGGAACGCAACATGGGCGCACGGATCGTCCCGGCCGAAAAGATCGACTTCTCCGACGCGGACGAGCCCGGGAACCGCGACGGCCGGTGA
- a CDS encoding iron-containing redox enzyme family protein: MTGTHSPSRPQSRPRPRQRSPRLPEPRGPLSAAVTALLRESPRTGVPVPSPDDCHAYGDDLQLALYLLYELHYQGFQDVPDSLEWDSGLLACRGAIENRFLGALREDVPMACTDTAQRALDELQLEPAGNDGTSVSHFLHDEGDLGHLREYAALRSLYHLKEADPHAWVIPRLHGRAKAAMVAVEFDEFGAGRADEIHAELFADLMADLELETAYGHYVDAAPAEALATVNLMSLLGLHRALRGALVGHFAAVEVTSPPASRRLAEAMRRAGAGPAAVRFYTEHVEADAVHEQVVRHDVVGGLLESEPGLEADVTFGIRATTHLENRLSAGLLRAWRAGATALRGPGLTLRSSTHPTQPRPGRAPRP, encoded by the coding sequence ATGACCGGCACCCATTCTCCATCCCGGCCCCAGTCCCGGCCCCGGCCCCGGCAGCGGTCTCCTCGTCTGCCCGAGCCGCGCGGGCCGCTCTCCGCCGCGGTGACGGCCCTGCTGCGGGAATCTCCCCGGACCGGCGTCCCCGTCCCCTCCCCCGACGACTGCCACGCCTACGGCGACGACCTGCAGCTCGCCCTGTACCTCCTCTACGAGCTGCACTACCAGGGCTTCCAGGACGTCCCCGACAGCCTTGAGTGGGACAGCGGTCTGCTGGCCTGCCGCGGTGCGATCGAGAACCGCTTCCTGGGCGCACTGCGCGAGGACGTGCCGATGGCCTGCACCGACACGGCCCAGCGGGCACTCGACGAGCTCCAGCTCGAACCGGCCGGCAACGACGGTACGAGCGTCTCGCACTTCCTACACGACGAAGGCGACCTCGGCCACCTGCGCGAATACGCGGCGCTGCGCTCGCTCTACCACCTCAAGGAAGCGGACCCGCACGCCTGGGTCATCCCCCGGCTGCACGGGCGGGCGAAGGCGGCGATGGTGGCGGTGGAGTTCGACGAGTTCGGCGCGGGCCGTGCGGACGAGATCCACGCGGAACTGTTCGCCGACCTGATGGCGGACCTGGAGCTGGAGACGGCGTACGGGCACTACGTCGACGCTGCCCCGGCCGAGGCGCTCGCCACCGTCAACCTGATGTCGCTCCTCGGCCTGCACCGAGCGCTGCGCGGCGCGCTCGTCGGCCACTTCGCCGCCGTCGAGGTGACCTCGCCCCCCGCCTCCCGCCGCCTCGCCGAGGCCATGCGGCGCGCCGGCGCCGGACCGGCGGCCGTACGGTTCTACACCGAGCACGTCGAGGCCGACGCGGTGCACGAGCAGGTCGTACGACACGACGTCGTCGGGGGCCTCCTGGAGAGCGAACCGGGCCTGGAGGCCGACGTGACCTTCGGGATCCGTGCGACCACCCATCTGGAGAACCGTCTGTCGGCCGGGCTGCTGCGGGCCTGGCGGGCCGGCGCGACGGCGCTGCGCGGACCGGGCCTGACACTCCGGTCCAGCACCCACCCGACCCAGCCGCGCCCCGGCCGCGCTCCACGCCCGTGA
- a CDS encoding CDGSH iron-sulfur domain-containing protein, whose product MPNTPERPRRIRVQRDGPLLIEGPVEVVGEHGEVTVSDRFTVAVCTCRRSRLFPWCDTSHRRRTPPRAPETDSEATTAREGGAA is encoded by the coding sequence GTGCCGAACACGCCTGAACGCCCGCGTCGGATCCGCGTCCAACGGGACGGGCCCCTGCTGATCGAGGGGCCGGTCGAAGTGGTCGGCGAGCACGGCGAGGTGACGGTGTCCGACCGCTTCACGGTCGCCGTCTGCACCTGCCGTCGCAGCCGGCTCTTCCCCTGGTGCGACACCAGCCACCGCCGCCGCACCCCACCGCGGGCCCCGGAGACCGACTCGGAAGCGACCACTGCGCGAGAGGGGGGTGCCGCATGA
- a CDS encoding HemK2/MTQ2 family protein methyltransferase yields the protein MAAECSIAAAPLRYWVPRGVYRPQADTRLLGRALRRESITARTDVLDLGTGSGVLAVEAARLGGRVTAVDISWRAIAVAWFNALLNGQTLRVRHGDLASGIPGRRFDLVLANPPYVPAPGQAPPRGIARAWDAGPDGRLLIDRVCDSAPRVLRPTGRLLIVQSDLCGVDATLARLARAGLRGDVADRFRVPYGHVLRSRLGWLREQGLTDDSTTEELVVIRAEHA from the coding sequence ATGGCAGCCGAATGCTCGATCGCCGCCGCCCCGCTGCGCTACTGGGTCCCCCGGGGTGTCTATCGCCCGCAGGCCGACACACGGCTTCTGGGGCGGGCCCTGCGCCGTGAGTCGATCACGGCACGGACGGACGTACTGGACCTGGGCACCGGCAGCGGGGTGCTCGCGGTGGAGGCGGCGCGGCTCGGCGGCCGGGTCACCGCGGTGGACATCTCCTGGCGGGCGATCGCGGTCGCCTGGTTCAACGCCCTGCTGAACGGACAGACCCTGCGCGTACGCCACGGCGACCTGGCGTCGGGGATCCCCGGCCGCCGTTTCGACCTGGTGCTCGCGAACCCGCCGTACGTGCCCGCTCCGGGCCAGGCGCCGCCCCGGGGAATCGCCCGGGCCTGGGACGCCGGTCCGGACGGCCGGCTGCTGATCGACCGCGTCTGCGACAGCGCGCCGAGGGTCCTGCGGCCGACTGGGAGGCTGCTGATCGTGCAGTCGGACCTGTGCGGCGTGGACGCCACACTGGCCCGCCTGGCGCGGGCAGGCCTGCGCGGGGACGTGGCCGACCGGTTCCGGGTCCCCTACGGCCATGTGCTGCGCTCACGGCTCGGCTGGCTGCGCGAGCAGGGGCTGACGGACGACAGTACGACGGAGGAGCTGGTGGTGATCCGTGCCGAACACGCCTGA
- a CDS encoding FAD-dependent oxidoreductase translates to MNADAGIRGSYWIETAPPGEPAPPPSGDLDIDVAVVGGGIAGLSTAWELARQGREVAVLEADRLAAGVTGRTTAKLSALHTLVYDRLRRTRGAEGARLYAQSQSEAIRHAAELVEELDIDCDWEEAAAFTYAENPEGVGQLRAEAEAARAAGLPASFVTDTDLPFPVAGAVRVRGQAQFHPRKYLLALADDLRRRGGAVYEGTRVVGLTEGEPCVLSTDAGVSVRANEVVVATHYPVFDRALLFTRLSPRRELVVAATIDESRAPRGMYITPERGTRSVRSAPYGDGRRLLIVTGEHFTPGTADVEERFARLSAWAADRFEGLTFTHRWATQDNDSTDSVPLVGPLHPGSRHTYVVTGFGGWGLSGGIMAGCLLSDLLAGRDVPWAGLYDPRRLRSVIREGASFLKHQAHVARHFVGDRLPPLSGPGIQDISPGDGAVVRLDGHQCAVHRDEDGHLHAVSATCTHLGCLVAFNRAEQAWECPCHGSRFAPDGHILQGPAVRPLDKRDI, encoded by the coding sequence ATGAACGCTGACGCAGGAATCCGGGGGTCGTACTGGATCGAGACCGCGCCGCCGGGCGAACCCGCTCCACCGCCGTCCGGTGACCTCGACATCGACGTCGCCGTCGTCGGGGGCGGTATCGCCGGGCTGAGCACGGCCTGGGAACTGGCCCGGCAGGGGCGCGAGGTGGCCGTGCTCGAAGCCGATCGTCTCGCCGCCGGGGTGACGGGCCGGACGACGGCCAAGCTGAGCGCCCTGCACACGCTGGTCTACGACCGTCTCCGCCGCACCCGCGGCGCCGAGGGAGCCCGGCTGTACGCGCAGTCGCAGTCCGAAGCGATCAGGCACGCCGCCGAACTCGTGGAGGAGTTGGACATCGACTGCGACTGGGAGGAGGCGGCCGCTTTCACGTATGCCGAGAACCCCGAGGGCGTCGGGCAGTTGCGGGCCGAGGCGGAGGCGGCGCGGGCGGCTGGCCTGCCGGCCTCGTTCGTCACCGATACGGACCTGCCGTTCCCGGTGGCCGGTGCGGTCCGGGTGAGGGGGCAGGCGCAGTTCCATCCGCGGAAGTACCTGCTGGCACTCGCGGACGACCTGCGGCGGCGCGGCGGTGCCGTCTACGAGGGCACTCGCGTCGTCGGTCTCACCGAGGGCGAGCCCTGCGTCCTGTCGACCGACGCGGGGGTGTCGGTGCGCGCGAACGAGGTGGTGGTCGCCACGCACTACCCCGTCTTCGACCGGGCCCTTCTCTTCACCCGGCTCTCCCCTCGCCGTGAGCTGGTCGTGGCCGCGACGATCGACGAGAGCCGGGCCCCGCGCGGCATGTACATCACGCCGGAGCGGGGCACCCGCTCCGTCCGCAGCGCACCGTACGGAGACGGCAGACGTCTGCTGATCGTCACCGGGGAGCACTTCACCCCCGGTACGGCGGACGTCGAGGAACGCTTCGCCCGCCTGTCGGCCTGGGCCGCCGACCGCTTCGAGGGCCTGACCTTCACGCACCGCTGGGCCACTCAGGACAACGACTCCACCGACTCCGTGCCCCTCGTCGGGCCGCTCCACCCCGGCAGCCGCCACACCTATGTGGTCACCGGGTTCGGTGGCTGGGGTCTGAGCGGCGGCATCATGGCGGGCTGCCTGCTCAGCGACCTGCTGGCCGGCCGGGACGTCCCGTGGGCCGGTCTGTACGACCCGCGCCGCCTGCGCTCCGTGATCCGCGAGGGGGCGTCCTTCCTGAAGCATCAGGCCCACGTGGCCCGGCACTTCGTCGGCGACCGGCTGCCGCCCCTGAGCGGGCCCGGGATCCAGGACATCTCCCCCGGCGACGGCGCCGTGGTGCGGCTGGACGGGCACCAGTGCGCCGTGCACCGGGACGAGGACGGTCACCTTCACGCGGTCTCGGCGACCTGCACGCACCTCGGCTGCCTCGTGGCCTTCAACCGCGCGGAACAGGCCTGGGAATGCCCCTGCCACGGCTCCCGTTTCGCCCCGGACGGACACATCCTCCAGGGTCCTGCCGTACGCCCCTTGGACAAACGCGACATCTGA
- the araD gene encoding L-ribulose-5-phosphate 4-epimerase AraD codes for MTARVRDGLRQEVLDANLTIPQVGLATLTWGNVSGVDREAGVFVIKPSGVPYDALTVDDLVTVRLSDGAVVDGHLRPSTDTETHRCLYLAFPSIGGVTHTHSTHAVAFAQARRDIPVLGTTHADTFNGPIPCTPDLTAEQCAKDYEYNTGRVIVDMLKEDDQRAAEVPAALVASHGPFTWGPSARKSLEHAIICEAVADIALNTMALTPTTPPPPHLLARHYTRKHGPDAYYGNPAPAPAP; via the coding sequence ATGACCGCACGAGTCCGCGACGGCCTGCGGCAAGAGGTACTGGACGCCAACCTCACCATCCCCCAGGTCGGCCTGGCGACCCTGACCTGGGGAAACGTCAGCGGAGTCGACCGGGAGGCGGGCGTGTTCGTCATCAAGCCCTCCGGCGTCCCCTACGACGCCCTGACCGTCGACGACCTGGTGACGGTGCGCCTGTCCGACGGCGCGGTCGTCGACGGCCACCTGCGCCCCTCCACCGACACCGAGACCCACCGCTGCCTCTACCTGGCGTTCCCCTCCATCGGCGGCGTCACCCACACCCACTCCACGCACGCCGTCGCCTTCGCCCAGGCCCGGCGCGACATACCCGTCCTCGGCACCACCCACGCGGACACCTTCAACGGCCCCATCCCGTGCACCCCCGACCTCACGGCCGAACAGTGCGCGAAGGACTACGAGTACAACACCGGCCGCGTCATCGTGGACATGCTGAAGGAAGACGACCAGCGGGCGGCCGAGGTCCCCGCCGCCCTCGTCGCCAGCCACGGCCCCTTCACCTGGGGCCCCAGCGCCCGCAAATCCCTCGAACACGCCATCATCTGTGAGGCCGTCGCCGACATCGCCCTCAACACCATGGCCCTGACCCCCACCACCCCGCCGCCCCCGCACCTCCTGGCCCGCCACTACACCCGCAAACACGGCCCCGACGCCTACTACGGCAACCCGGCTCCCGCTCCCGCCCCGTGA
- the araA gene encoding L-arabinose isomerase, with translation MENNAHPYPEQEIWFLTGSQGLYGDDVLRQVADQSRSIAEVLGSTGEIPVKIVWKPVLTDAESIRRMCQEASASDACVGVIVWMHTFSPAKMWIAGLSALDRPLLHLHTQYNLSLPWPTIDMDFMNLNQAAHGDREFGHIESRIGVDRKIVAGHATDPRVVHRVTAWARAAVGRHASRTLRLARFGDNMRDVAVTEGDKVEAQIRFGYSVNTYGVNDLVAVVDEVEDKATAELAAEYVELYDVVPALRPGGDQHDSLRYAARLEIGLRTFLTEGGFTAFTTNFEDLGGLRQLPGLAVQRLMADGYGFGGEGDWKTSALLRTMKVMGAGNPGGTSFMEDYTYHLGPGTPLVLGAHMLEVCPSIAADRPSCEIHPLSIGGREDPVRLVFSAAEGPAVVVGLSDLGDRFRLTANAVDVVAPSEPLRRLPVARAVWKPRPSLAESAESWLLAGAPHHTVLSSAVDTETLTDYAAMTGVELLTIDENTTSAQFGKEIRWNAAYHRLAQAL, from the coding sequence ATGGAGAACAACGCCCACCCCTATCCCGAGCAGGAGATCTGGTTCCTCACCGGAAGCCAGGGCCTGTACGGCGACGACGTCCTGCGCCAGGTGGCCGACCAGTCCAGGAGTATCGCCGAGGTCCTCGGCAGCACCGGGGAGATCCCGGTCAAGATCGTGTGGAAGCCGGTCCTGACCGACGCCGAGTCGATCCGCCGGATGTGCCAGGAGGCGAGCGCCTCCGACGCCTGCGTGGGTGTGATCGTCTGGATGCACACGTTCTCGCCCGCCAAGATGTGGATCGCCGGACTCAGCGCCCTGGACCGGCCGTTGCTCCACCTGCACACCCAGTACAACCTGTCGCTGCCGTGGCCGACCATCGACATGGACTTCATGAACCTGAACCAGGCCGCCCACGGCGACCGTGAGTTCGGGCACATCGAGTCCCGCATCGGCGTCGACCGCAAGATCGTCGCCGGTCACGCCACCGACCCCAGGGTCGTACACCGGGTCACCGCCTGGGCCCGCGCCGCCGTCGGCCGCCACGCCTCACGCACCCTGCGGCTCGCCCGCTTCGGCGACAACATGCGCGACGTCGCCGTGACCGAGGGCGACAAGGTCGAGGCCCAGATCCGGTTCGGGTACTCGGTCAACACCTACGGCGTGAACGACCTGGTCGCCGTCGTCGACGAGGTCGAGGACAAGGCGACCGCCGAACTCGCCGCCGAGTACGTCGAGTTGTACGACGTGGTCCCCGCGCTGCGCCCCGGGGGCGACCAGCACGACTCGCTCCGCTACGCCGCCCGCCTCGAAATCGGCCTGCGCACCTTCCTCACCGAGGGCGGCTTCACCGCCTTCACCACCAACTTCGAGGACCTCGGCGGCCTGCGCCAGCTTCCCGGACTCGCCGTCCAGCGCCTCATGGCCGACGGCTACGGCTTCGGCGGCGAGGGTGACTGGAAGACCTCCGCCCTGCTGCGCACGATGAAGGTCATGGGCGCGGGCAACCCCGGCGGCACCAGCTTCATGGAGGACTACACCTACCACCTCGGCCCCGGCACCCCTCTCGTCCTGGGCGCCCACATGCTGGAGGTCTGCCCCTCGATCGCCGCCGACCGCCCCAGCTGCGAGATACACCCGCTGTCCATCGGCGGCCGTGAGGACCCGGTCCGCCTGGTCTTCAGCGCGGCCGAGGGCCCCGCCGTCGTCGTCGGCCTCTCCGACCTCGGCGACCGCTTCCGGCTGACCGCCAACGCCGTCGACGTCGTCGCCCCCAGCGAGCCGCTGCGCCGCCTGCCGGTGGCCCGTGCCGTGTGGAAGCCGCGCCCGTCCCTGGCGGAGTCGGCGGAGAGCTGGCTGCTCGCCGGCGCCCCGCACCACACCGTCCTCAGCTCGGCGGTCGACACCGAGACCCTGACCGACTACGCGGCCATGACCGGCGTCGAGCTGCTCACCATCGACGAGAACACCACCAGCGCGCAGTTCGGCAAGGAAATCCGCTGGAACGCCGCCTACCACCGGCTCGCCCAGGCCCTGTGA
- the araB gene encoding ribulokinase, with translation MVNAENSEDTQPDTYVIGVDYGTLSGRAVVVRVADGTELAAAEHPYTHAVLDRALPDGTPLPPDWALQVPSDYVDVLRIAVPEALARAGVRPEQVVGIGTDFTACTVLPVLADGTPLCELPDLAGRPHAYVKLWRHHAAQAQADRITELAEARKEPWLKRYGGKISSEWEFAKALQLLEEDPELYELTDRWIEAADWIVWRLSGNYVRNACTAGYKGQYQDGSYPSADYLATLNPGFAGFVSDKLDHPIGQLGDLAGRLTAEAAEWTGLPEGIAVCVGNVDAHVTAPAATAVEPGRMVAIMGTSTCHVMSSDQWAEVPGMCGVVEGGILPGLWGYEAGQSGVGDIFGWFVRTSFPASYAEEAAALGRDAHEHLTALAAGQEIGEHGLIALDWHSGNRSVLVDHDLSGVLVGQTLSTRPEDIYRALLEATAFGTRTIIETFKASGVPVEELIIAGGLTKNALLMQIYSDVTRLPLGVIDSAQGPALGSAMHAAVAAGAYADIRAAAQAMGKARPAVYQPDPERAAAYDRLYAEYRLLHEYFGRGANEVMHRLRRIRAEASA, from the coding sequence GTGGTGAACGCCGAGAACAGCGAAGACACCCAGCCCGACACCTACGTCATCGGAGTCGACTACGGGACGCTGTCGGGGCGGGCCGTGGTGGTCCGGGTCGCCGACGGCACCGAACTGGCCGCCGCCGAGCACCCGTACACCCATGCGGTCCTGGACCGGGCTCTTCCCGACGGAACCCCGCTGCCGCCCGACTGGGCGCTTCAGGTGCCCTCGGACTACGTCGACGTCCTGCGCATCGCCGTACCCGAGGCGCTGGCCCGCGCCGGTGTACGGCCGGAGCAGGTCGTCGGTATCGGCACGGACTTCACCGCCTGCACGGTCCTGCCGGTCCTCGCCGACGGCACGCCCCTGTGCGAGCTCCCCGACCTCGCCGGCCGGCCGCACGCCTACGTCAAGCTGTGGCGCCACCATGCCGCGCAGGCGCAGGCCGACCGGATCACGGAGCTGGCCGAGGCGCGCAAGGAGCCGTGGCTGAAGCGGTACGGCGGAAAGATCTCCTCGGAGTGGGAGTTCGCCAAGGCCCTCCAACTGCTGGAGGAGGACCCCGAGCTGTACGAGCTGACCGACCGCTGGATCGAGGCCGCCGACTGGATCGTCTGGCGTCTGTCCGGTAATTACGTCCGCAACGCCTGCACCGCCGGATACAAGGGCCAGTACCAGGACGGCAGCTACCCCTCCGCCGACTATCTCGCCACCCTCAACCCCGGCTTCGCCGGCTTCGTGAGCGACAAGCTGGACCATCCGATCGGCCAACTCGGCGATCTGGCCGGGCGGCTGACCGCCGAGGCGGCGGAATGGACCGGACTGCCCGAAGGCATCGCCGTGTGCGTCGGAAACGTCGACGCCCATGTGACCGCTCCCGCGGCGACCGCGGTGGAACCGGGCCGCATGGTCGCCATCATGGGCACCTCCACCTGCCATGTGATGAGCTCCGACCAGTGGGCCGAGGTGCCGGGCATGTGCGGCGTCGTCGAGGGCGGCATCCTGCCGGGCCTGTGGGGATACGAGGCCGGGCAGAGCGGCGTCGGCGACATCTTCGGCTGGTTCGTCCGCACCTCCTTCCCCGCGTCGTACGCCGAGGAGGCCGCCGCCCTCGGCCGGGACGCGCACGAGCACCTGACGGCCCTCGCGGCCGGGCAGGAGATCGGCGAGCACGGCCTGATCGCCCTGGACTGGCACAGCGGCAACCGTTCCGTCCTGGTCGACCACGACCTCAGCGGCGTCCTGGTGGGGCAGACCCTGTCGACCCGCCCCGAGGACATCTACCGGGCGCTCCTGGAGGCCACGGCCTTCGGTACCCGCACCATCATCGAGACGTTCAAGGCGTCCGGCGTCCCGGTCGAAGAGCTGATCATCGCGGGCGGGCTCACGAAGAACGCGCTGCTGATGCAGATCTACTCCGACGTCACCCGGCTCCCCCTCGGCGTCATCGACTCGGCGCAGGGTCCCGCCCTCGGCTCGGCGATGCACGCGGCGGTGGCGGCGGGCGCGTACGCGGACATCCGCGCCGCCGCCCAGGCCATGGGCAAGGCGCGTCCGGCCGTCTACCAGCCCGACCCCGAGCGGGCCGCGGCCTACGACCGCCTGTACGCCGAATACCGGCTCCTGCACGAATACTTCGGCCGTGGCGCCAACGAGGTCATGCACCGCCTGCGCCGCATCCGAGCCGAGGCGTCCGCCTGA